A region from the Aegilops tauschii subsp. strangulata cultivar AL8/78 chromosome 5, Aet v6.0, whole genome shotgun sequence genome encodes:
- the LOC109786465 gene encoding uncharacterized protein has protein sequence MEAVHEGNGGGSGLVVTELSHIKELVKQLDVHLGGSPDLCKLLAQQIFAVTERSIGMIRSGHFNGPKRPAAGAGLDSPPLSPTPSPLSGVSNTPFKPNKKRKTSEKGGRQIRVSSAAGGADAPADDGRSWRKYGQKDILGAQHPRAYYRCTYQKTQGCAATKQVQRADEDPALFDVIYHGEHTCVHKTAAAAVQPAGQNPGAESLLQSLSSSLTVKTEGLTAAGAQGWSATTPFSFSSPAVSGMTPPEHHPFSTPSTPENCFVSMPTSLEPSPATSGSNHMCMTPFHAQSELQTMVSALVEATSMPAAGTEEAAFYTFQSDWSFDDSALDVNNFDVSALDVNNFDVSVFLA, from the exons ATGGAGGCCGTGCATGAGGGCAATGGAGGAGGGAGCGGCCTGGTGGTGACGGAGCTGAGCCACATCAAGGAGCTGGTGAAGCAGCTGGACGTGCACCTGGGGGGCTCGCCCGACCTCTGCAAGCTCCTCGCCCAGCAGATCTTCGCCGTCACCGAGAGGTCCATCGGCATGATCAGGTCCGGCCACTTCAACGGCCCCAAGCgcccggccgccggcgccggcctcGACTCGCCGCCGCTGTCCCCCACGCCCAGCCCCCTCAGCGGCGTCTCCAACACGCCGTTCAAGCCCAACAAGAAGAG GAAGACGTCGGAGAAAGGGGGGCGTCAGATCAGGGTGAGCTCGGCGGCGGGAGGGGCGGACGCCCCCGCCGACGACGGCCGCAGCTGGAGGAAGTACGGCCAGAAGGACATCCTCGGAGCCCAGCACCCAAG GGCGTACTACCGTTGCACGTACCAAAAGACTCAGGGATGCGCGGCGACGAAGCAGGTGCAGCGCGCCGACGAGGACCCGGCGCTCTTCGACGTGATCTACCACGGCGAGCACACCTGCGTCCAtaagacggcggcggcggcggtgcagcCGGCCGGGCAGAACCCGGGCGCGGAAAGCCTTCTGCAGAGCCTGAGCTCGAGCCTGACGGTGAAGACCGAGGGGCTCACGGCGGCGGGAGCGCAGGGCTGGAGCGCCACCACGCCCTTCAGCTTCTCCTCGCCGGCGGTGAGCGGCATGACGCCGCCGGAGCACCACCCGTTCTCCACGCCGTCGACGCCGGAGAACTGCTTCGTGTCGATGCCCACGTCGCTCGAACCCTCGCCGGCGACCTCGGGCTCGAACCACATGTGCATGACCCCGTTCCATGCGCAGTCCGAGCTCCAAACAATGGTGTCAGCGCTCGTGGAGGCGACGAGCATGCCGGCGGCCGGCACGGAGGAGGCTGCCTTCTACACATTCCAGTCCGATTGGAGCTTCGACGATTCTGCCTTGGACGTTAACAACTTCGACGTTTCTGCCTTGGACGTCAATAACTTCGACGTTTCTGTCTTCTTGGCATGA
- the LOC109786467 gene encoding cytochrome B5-like protein isoform X2, with amino-acid sequence MEIIILISLVVLLVLGALFVIPRSKNKGEGKDARSAGNGTTSTSYSKKEVSTHNTRKDCWIIIKDKVYDVTPYVEEHPGGDAILNNAGGDSTEGFFGPQHGTRVFDIIEDFCIGKLED; translated from the exons ATGGAAATTATCATCCTCATCTCACTTGTTGTGCTTCTTGTACTGGGAGCACTCTTTGTTATCCCAAGATCAAAAAACAAAG GTGAAGGAAAGGATGCACGTTCAGCCGGAAATGGAACG ACATCTACGAGCTATTCAAAGAAAGAGGTATCAACACACAACACAAGGAAGGATTGTTGGATCATAATCAAGGACAAG GTTTACGATGTAACTCCATACGTGGAGGAACATCCAGGTGGTGATGCCATTCTAAACAATGCTGGTGGCGATTCGACAGAGGGATTTTTCGG CCCGCAGCATGGCACACGAGTCTTCGACATCATCGAGGATTTCTGCATCGGCAAATTGGAAGACTGA
- the LOC109786467 gene encoding cytochrome b5 isoform X1 → MEIIILISLVVLLVLGALFVIPRSKNKGEGKDARSAGNGTTSTSYSKKEVSTHNTRKDCWIIIKDKVYDVTPYVEEHPGGDAILNNAGGDSTEGFFGFVTSHKYCLHHILSTLFLNDDSR, encoded by the exons ATGGAAATTATCATCCTCATCTCACTTGTTGTGCTTCTTGTACTGGGAGCACTCTTTGTTATCCCAAGATCAAAAAACAAAG GTGAAGGAAAGGATGCACGTTCAGCCGGAAATGGAACG ACATCTACGAGCTATTCAAAGAAAGAGGTATCAACACACAACACAAGGAAGGATTGTTGGATCATAATCAAGGACAAG GTTTACGATGTAACTCCATACGTGGAGGAACATCCAGGTGGTGATGCCATTCTAAACAATGCTGGTGGCGATTCGACAGAGGGATTTTTCGGGTTTGTAACATCTCATAAATATTGTTTACATCATATCCTGTCAACATTGTTCTTAAATGATGATTCGCGTTGA